Part of the Woronichinia naegeliana WA131 genome, GAAGCAGCTTGTAAGACGTTGGTCAAACAACGATTATGTTGTTCAGGGATGCGATGGAAGGAAAAAGGAGCAGGAATTATTTTGAGCCTACGAGCTTTGGTATTGACCAAGGAACGATGGAGTCAATTTTGGGCAAAACTTGATCAATATGGGTTCCCTGTAGAACCCTGATTACAACAGCTTTTATCAACTAAAGGTCGCACCCTTCTGGGCAAAGGTTAGAGTTATTATAGAACGCCTTTGGAGCTAGGAATTTGATCGGCTCGACGGGGATCGATTTCCCAGGCCATACGGCTGGCCCTGGCAAAAGCTTTAAAGGTGGCTTCAATAATATGGTGGGAGTTCAAACCGTCCAATTGGCTAATATGCAAGGTCATCTGACTATGGTTAACCAGGGCCACAAAAAATTCCCGCACTAGCTGGGTATCGTAGGTTCCTACCCGTTCGGTGGGAATGGTTAGTCCATAACTGAGATGGGGTCGTCCTGAAAAGTCTAAGGCCACCTGAATCAAGGCCTCGTCCAAGGGAGCCATAAAATGCCCAAAACGGACAATACCTTTGCGATCGCCGAGAGCCTGAGCGAGAGCTTGTCCCAGGGTAATGCCCACATCCTCATTGGTGTGATGATCATCAATATCAATATCTCCTGTTGCTTTGACCGTTAGATCGATCAAGCCATGAGAGGCAATTTGATGTAACATATGATCTAAAAAAGGGATGCCGGTGGCGGTTGAACATTGTCCTTGGCCATCTAAATTCACACTCACCAGCACATCCGTCTCTTTAGTAGTACGGCTGACGGTGGCAATACGGTGGGGATAGGTTAAGGGTGAGGTGATTAGAGTGGCAGTCATAAAAGTTGGCAAAAATTGGGTTTCTATTTTCTTTTAGCTTACCTGACGGGAAGCTCCACATTCTAATCCTGAGGAGCAATGCGATCGCCTGATGCTGCCTAAATTGCATTAGAACGCTTACCAATCTTTTTTCATGCCACTCAAAAAAAATCCCCCCAGAAACTTCTAGGGGAAAAAAATGATCATTCACAATCAATTAATGACTGATTTTTAAAATTCGCTTATTCGCTTAAACGCTAACAGTTTGCTTGGCAGTGGCGTTCAACTCACCTTTGGCATACTTAGCTGCATAATCATCTAAAGTCATTTGTTTGATCTTGCTGGCATTACCGGCTGTCCAGAATTGTTGATACCGTTCTGCACAAACCTGTTTCATATATTTGATTGAAGGTTTGAGGAAATGACGGGGATCAAAATTAGCCGGATCTTTTGCCGCCGCTTCACGGAATGCCGCCGTAATGGCTAAACGGTTGTCGGTGTCGATATTGACCTTACGCACACCGCTCTTAATCCCTTTTTGAATTTCTTCAACCGGTACACCATAGGTTTCAGGAATTTGACCACCGTATTGGTTGATCATATCGATCCATTCCTGGGGAACGGAAGAAGAACCATGCATTACTAGGTGAGTGTTGGGCAGTAATTTGTGAATTTCTTCAATGCGGCTGATGGCTAAGACATCGCCTGTGGGTTTTTTGGTAAATTTGTAAGCACCGTGACTAGTCCCGATCGCCACAGCCAGGGCATCTACCTGAGTACGAGTAACGAATTCTACCGCTTCTTCCGGATCAGTTAAGAGTTGATCATGGGAAAGAGTTCCTTCAAAACCATGACCATCTTCTGCTTCACCAGCCCCCGTTTCCAAGGAACCTAAACAGCCTAATTCTCCTTCCACACTCGCGCCCACAGAGTGGGCCACTTTTACCACTTCTGCGGTCACGCTGACATTATAGTCAAAGCTGGCGGGAGTTTTCGCATCGGCTTCCAGGGAACCGTCCATCATGACACTGGTAAAACCGTTACGAATGGCAGAGTAGCAAGTCGCAGGGCTATTACCATGATCCTGGTGCATGGCGATCGGTAAATGGGGATAGGTTTCAGCCGCAGCAATAATCAGGTGACGGAGGAAATTTTCACCGGCGTAGCTACGCGCACCACGAGAGGCTTGTAAAATCACAGGACTGTCGGTTTCATTCGCAGCCTGCATAATAGAGATAATTTGTTCTAGATTATTAACGTTAAATGCAGGAATACCATAATCGTTTTCGGCCGCGTGGTCTAACAACAGCCGCATAGGTACAAGTGCCATACAATTTCCTCCCAGTTTAGTGCGTAAATTTAAGGTAGCTAGTTAAAACATTAACTTTGTCTGATGGGTTCAATCTTAAGATAGTTTTAACATCTTGACAATTCTTAATGAGCTATTCGACAAAAAAGGTGGGCTGAAATAACCCACCTGCCGTCCGTCAGCTAGAAAACTATTTGAGTTGGATGACTTTAGGCTGATCAAACAGGTGAACGGTATCCACAAAGCGAGCCGTTTTCGATTGGGTCGAGATCACTAAGCTCTGGGTTCGTGCTCCACCGTGAAAGAAACGAACACCTTCCATTAAAGTACCAGGGGTGATACCACAGGCGGCAAATAAAACTGTATTACCACTAGCTAATTCGTGAGTATCATAAACGCGATCAGGATTGGTAATGCCCATCGAGATTAAACGCTCTAGATTTCCTTCACGGCTTTCCCCAATTAAGCCAGTTTTAACCACTTCTGGATCATAAATTAATTGACCTTGGAAATGACCCCCTAAACAACGCATGGCTGCTGCGGAAATAACCCCTTCAGGAGCCGCTCCAATGCCCATGAGTGCGTGAATATTCGTTCCAGAGAAAGCACAGGAAATAGCCGCAGAAACATCGCCATCACTAATGAGACGAACCCGCGCACCAGCCTCCCGAATTTCTTGAATAAGTTCTTTGTGACGAGGACGATCCATGACGACCACCACCAATTCTGCCACATTCCGACCTAAGCAGTCTGAGAGAATTTTAAGGTTTTCGGTGGCTGATTTATTAATATCCACATGACCTTTAGCGGCTGGGGGAGCAGCTAATTTTTTCATATAAAAGTCTGGAGCGGCAAAGAGTCCCCCTTTTTCGGAAATCGCTAGTACGGCCATGGAACCATTTTGTCCATAGGCAACGAGGTTAGTTCCTTCGCAAGGGTCAACAGCAATGTCAATCTCCACTAATTCGTCAGGATTACAAAAAGTGTGAGCGTCTTCTTGGGTACAAATACCCACTTCTTCACCGATGTAGAGCATGGGAGCTTCATCCCGTTCGCCTTCACCGATAACGATGCGTCCACGCATATGGATTTTATTCATCCGTTCTCGCATGGCATCTACGGCAACTTTATCCGCCGTATCTTTTTCGCCTTTGCCCATCCATTTAGAAGAGGCGATCGCTGCCTGTTCAACGACTTCAATAATTTCTAAACCAAGTGTACTTTCCACGAGACAATCCTCCCAACTGCTGATTAGGTTTCCCTAGCCGATCTGTTTTTGTTATCAGTCAAAAGTCTATCAGAGTCGGGGGACAACCTTTGACCATAAACCCCACCTAATCAATAAGGACTAAGTGGGGTTAACGACAGAAGGGAACTGGTTCAAGAGAGTTCTAGGAGTACTACTTAAGGGGATGGTGTTCTGTTAGTATTTTTTCTACCCTAGCTTCATCAATGCGAGCAACAAGCTTCGTGTTTTGAATTTGGAATTGCTGGATGTCGGAGTACTTTGGGCGACTAGACGTTTAAGTTTTTAAATGTTTAATCTTTCTTGGGTTAATTCCCCTCTGCTTGCAGCGAAAAATTTAAAGTTGCAATGGAAACCGTCGGTTTGCGAGCAAAACATCTTCCATACCCCGTCCGCTTGCGGCGGGGAAATTTTGATTGAGGCGATCACCCTGGCAAAAAAACAGGCCGTTAACTGGACTTATGAAGGTTGCGGTCTGGTTTGCTATCCGTCTTGATATGGGGAATTACTAGGGGTTACAAAAAACGAGGGAAAGCGTCACCCCACATTCCGTACTTGGCACAAAGAACTTAAATTAATACAAGACAGCCTAGATTGGCAGAAGTGCTTCCCCGCAAAGGTTTCAGCAATTACAATCTGCTGATCAACAAAAACACACCTCTTTGCACAGTGCAAACGCCCTAGTGTATGTACTGCCATAACTCTTCTTT contains:
- the hisB gene encoding imidazoleglycerol-phosphate dehydratase HisB, with the protein product MTATLITSPLTYPHRIATVSRTTKETDVLVSVNLDGQGQCSTATGIPFLDHMLHQIASHGLIDLTVKATGDIDIDDHHTNEDVGITLGQALAQALGDRKGIVRFGHFMAPLDEALIQVALDFSGRPHLSYGLTIPTERVGTYDTQLVREFFVALVNHSQMTLHISQLDGLNSHHIIEATFKAFARASRMAWEIDPRRADQIPSSKGVL
- the fba gene encoding fructose-bisphosphate aldolase class II (catalyzes the reversible aldol condensation of dihydroxyacetonephosphate and glyceraldehyde 3-phosphate in the Calvin cycle, glycolysis, and/or gluconeogenesis), translated to MALVPMRLLLDHAAENDYGIPAFNVNNLEQIISIMQAANETDSPVILQASRGARSYAGENFLRHLIIAAAETYPHLPIAMHQDHGNSPATCYSAIRNGFTSVMMDGSLEADAKTPASFDYNVSVTAEVVKVAHSVGASVEGELGCLGSLETGAGEAEDGHGFEGTLSHDQLLTDPEEAVEFVTRTQVDALAVAIGTSHGAYKFTKKPTGDVLAISRIEEIHKLLPNTHLVMHGSSSVPQEWIDMINQYGGQIPETYGVPVEEIQKGIKSGVRKVNIDTDNRLAITAAFREAAAKDPANFDPRHFLKPSIKYMKQVCAERYQQFWTAGNASKIKQMTLDDYAAKYAKGELNATAKQTVSV
- the glpX gene encoding class II fructose-bisphosphatase; translation: MESTLGLEIIEVVEQAAIASSKWMGKGEKDTADKVAVDAMRERMNKIHMRGRIVIGEGERDEAPMLYIGEEVGICTQEDAHTFCNPDELVEIDIAVDPCEGTNLVAYGQNGSMAVLAISEKGGLFAAPDFYMKKLAAPPAAKGHVDINKSATENLKILSDCLGRNVAELVVVVMDRPRHKELIQEIREAGARVRLISDGDVSAAISCAFSGTNIHALMGIGAAPEGVISAAAMRCLGGHFQGQLIYDPEVVKTGLIGESREGNLERLISMGITNPDRVYDTHELASGNTVLFAACGITPGTLMEGVRFFHGGARTQSLVISTQSKTARFVDTVHLFDQPKVIQLK